A window of Aerococcus urinae contains these coding sequences:
- the mgtA gene encoding magnesium-translocating P-type ATPase: protein MKKFENQGRYRQFAAYSEGELFNYYKIDKNGLSDDQVQALREEYGENVIDYGDKASLMEELVQAYLTPFTLILIGLAIISFFTDYVFAAADSRDCISSVIILVLVFISGTVSFIQSKQSNDAAEHLKEMVKVTANVKRAGDFNEIPTEEIVCGDLVKLSAGDLIPADLRIIESKDLFVSQAAMTGESYPVEKMAQATDHAETVVDEANLAFMGSNVISGSAIGLVIAVGEDTLFGDIAKTVTTEEEVTNFDIGISKISTLLMRFMGVMVPVVFLINGIHMKNWLDALIFAISVAVGLTPEMLPMIVTTNLVKGSQTMAKGGTIVKNLNAIQSFGAMDVLCTDKTGTLTQDKIVLEMHLNCDGDEDSGVLRHAYLNSYYQTGLKNLMDVAIIEATHRELDLDPNYYHKVDEIPFDFERRRMSVVVEDKAGKRQLITKGAVEEMLAISSLVLKQGQAIPLTDDLRQEIRQQVKDLNEDGLRVIGIAQKTNPPAVDAFSIEDESDMLLIGYLAFLDPPKESTQPALKALADHHVDVKVLTGDNEEVTRSVCRQVGISADSIINGIDLEAMDEEALAQAVEDYQVFVKISPQQKAQITQILQDNGHVVGFMGDGINDAAALTTSDVGISVDTAVDIAKESADIILLEKDLMILEKGVVSGREIFGNIMKYINITTSSNFGNTFSILMASLFLPFLPMMPTQLLVLNLIYDIACISIPWDRMDASYLKEPKNWDASHVKNFMIYFGPISSIFDVLSFVALYHWIIPQVLNGTYWSLSTGQQAVFEALFHSGWFVVSLWSQTLVLHMLRTEKLPFIQSRPSFIFTTITTIGIIFGSLLPRTKLGFYLGLAPLPGSFWLLLVAIVISYLVLVTLVKHFYVKHYGKLL from the coding sequence ATGAAAAAATTTGAAAACCAAGGTCGCTACCGGCAATTTGCTGCTTATTCTGAAGGCGAGCTTTTTAACTACTATAAAATTGATAAAAACGGCCTCAGCGATGACCAAGTCCAAGCCTTGCGAGAAGAATACGGAGAAAATGTGATCGATTATGGGGACAAAGCTTCCTTAATGGAAGAACTTGTCCAAGCCTATCTCACCCCCTTTACCCTAATTTTAATTGGTCTGGCTATCATTTCATTCTTTACTGACTATGTCTTTGCGGCGGCGGATAGTCGTGATTGTATTAGTTCAGTGATTATTCTGGTCCTGGTCTTTATTTCTGGGACCGTATCCTTTATCCAATCCAAGCAATCCAATGATGCGGCGGAACACTTAAAAGAAATGGTAAAAGTGACTGCCAATGTCAAACGCGCGGGCGATTTTAACGAAATTCCAACCGAAGAGATTGTGTGCGGGGACTTGGTTAAATTATCGGCAGGAGACCTTATCCCTGCTGACTTGCGGATTATTGAAAGTAAGGACCTCTTTGTTTCCCAAGCGGCCATGACTGGAGAATCCTATCCGGTAGAAAAAATGGCCCAGGCTACAGACCATGCTGAGACTGTGGTAGATGAGGCCAACTTGGCCTTTATGGGGTCAAATGTTATTAGTGGTAGTGCAATCGGGCTAGTGATTGCTGTCGGGGAGGACACCCTCTTTGGTGATATTGCTAAAACGGTGACCACTGAAGAAGAAGTCACCAACTTTGACATCGGAATTAGTAAAATTTCTACCCTCTTAATGCGCTTTATGGGAGTGATGGTTCCGGTAGTCTTTCTGATTAATGGTATCCATATGAAGAATTGGCTGGATGCTTTGATCTTTGCCATTTCGGTTGCGGTCGGCTTGACCCCGGAAATGCTTCCGATGATCGTGACCACTAACCTGGTCAAGGGGTCACAAACCATGGCCAAGGGCGGTACCATTGTAAAAAACTTGAATGCCATTCAAAGCTTTGGCGCTATGGATGTCTTATGTACCGATAAAACCGGGACCCTGACCCAAGATAAAATTGTTTTAGAAATGCATTTGAACTGTGATGGCGATGAAGACAGTGGGGTACTCCGCCATGCCTACTTGAATTCCTACTACCAAACCGGTTTGAAGAACCTGATGGATGTGGCCATTATTGAAGCGACCCACCGGGAACTGGACCTGGACCCTAACTACTACCATAAAGTCGATGAAATCCCCTTTGACTTTGAACGGCGGCGGATGAGTGTCGTTGTGGAAGATAAAGCGGGAAAACGGCAACTAATTACCAAAGGGGCGGTGGAAGAAATGCTAGCCATTTCCTCCCTGGTTCTCAAACAAGGCCAAGCCATTCCTTTAACGGATGATCTCCGGCAAGAAATCCGTCAACAAGTCAAAGATCTCAATGAAGACGGTCTAAGGGTCATCGGCATTGCTCAAAAAACCAACCCACCAGCAGTGGATGCTTTTAGCATTGAAGATGAGTCGGATATGCTTTTGATTGGCTACCTAGCCTTCCTTGACCCACCTAAGGAATCCACCCAACCGGCCCTCAAGGCTCTGGCTGACCACCATGTGGATGTGAAGGTTCTGACGGGCGATAATGAAGAAGTTACCCGGTCAGTTTGTCGTCAAGTAGGGATTTCGGCAGATAGTATTATTAATGGGATTGACTTGGAAGCTATGGACGAGGAGGCCTTGGCTCAAGCGGTGGAAGACTACCAAGTTTTCGTCAAAATTTCTCCTCAACAAAAGGCCCAAATTACCCAAATTCTCCAAGATAACGGCCATGTGGTTGGTTTTATGGGTGACGGGATTAATGATGCCGCTGCCTTAACGACTTCTGATGTCGGGATTTCTGTTGATACTGCAGTCGATATTGCCAAGGAATCAGCCGATATCATTCTTTTAGAAAAAGATTTGATGATTTTAGAAAAGGGTGTCGTTTCTGGTCGGGAAATATTTGGAAATATTATGAAATATATTAATATTACGACTTCATCAAATTTTGGGAATACTTTTTCCATCTTGATGGCCTCCTTATTCTTACCTTTCTTGCCCATGATGCCGACCCAACTTTTAGTCTTGAACCTGATCTATGACATCGCCTGCATTTCCATTCCTTGGGATCGCATGGATGCCTCCTACTTGAAGGAACCTAAGAACTGGGACGCTTCGCATGTGAAGAATTTTATGATTTACTTTGGTCCAATTTCTTCCATCTTTGATGTGCTTTCCTTTGTGGCGCTTTATCATTGGATTATTCCCCAAGTCCTAAACGGAACTTATTGGAGCTTATCGACGGGACAACAAGCAGTTTTTGAAGCCTTGTTCCATTCAGGTTGGTTCGTGGTTTCCTTATGGTCACAAACCCTAGTTCTTCATATGCTAAGAACGGAAAAACTACCCTTTATTCAAAGCCGGCCATCCTTTATCTTTACCACGATCACGACCATTGGGATTATCTTTGGTAGTTTATTGCCTCGGACCAAGTTAGGCTTCTATCTAGGTTTAGCCCCCTTACCCGGATCTTTCTGGCTCTTACTGGTGGCTATTGTGATTTCCTATCTGGTCTTAGTGACCTTGGTCAAACATTTCTATGTTAAACATTATGGAAAGTTGCTCTAA